In one window of Osmia lignaria lignaria isolate PbOS001 chromosome 11, iyOsmLign1, whole genome shotgun sequence DNA:
- the Rab3-GEF gene encoding rab3 GDP-GTP exchange factor isoform X2, whose product MDIQKKHLCPRLVDYLAIVGARLPSVSRQPVQVPELLRRYPVEDHKDFPLPLDMVYFCQPEGCTSVGPKRTALREATSFTFTLTDKDSGRTRYGICVNFYRPVERVASAVGSGISVKRDKYNTTFRRESWRKSMEKSTDSAFSRSSAVGPSDSEKDCSSSRRDSDTSHAVSAPRLGITAPSGDSESGGSHSPSPRASRRRQRVRNHSLTSLCIISHHPFFSMFRECLFVLKKIIDACNESSSPQKVGASRQTNRETVWSVLTGQTLEGTPSIVLHDVREIETWILRLLSSPVPVPTKTRVEVEIVSQSMQPPLCFALPDHTRFSLVDFPLHLPLELLGVDICLKVLTLILLEHKIVLQSRDYNALSMSVMAFVTMIYPLEYMFPAIPLLPTCMSCAEQLLLAPTPFVIGIPATFLLYKTNFKMPDDIWLVDLDSNKINPPTGAGDQLPPLPEPEGTVLKNHLRQAMQLMDQAGSGAMASMTTPQPLPQDTSPRTSLQAPSRRDSLTSHLSGLSVSSMKHRPSIDHHTHLHSTSSTVTSAASGPRRQSVSQSSGSSSPQKPMSSQHMPPFNPFIYGNDVDSVDVATRVAMVRFFNSQNLLANFTEHTRTLRLYPRPVVAFQINSFLRSRPRTSHFLNKFARTQAVEFLAEWSLTPNNVAFLRVQTGVFDPTQIGDKPKWYASSLEPIYFPVWDTGSSLANALKAMKEHENQPTDESGSDSEGAESTSSSYSSLSDFVSEMVSSDLSPSYNCTALVAQPQMALSVDPKNVYNPPSSLQYPGMEEESTTRPESPPSTSSSHSDLSSPSMNRDSEFELNPQAQEGSQSTNDKEEGGSFESDSASTITPRTILSAQSSIGQFGVGTGLLATPATISDTERPTTSHRTSRVSRYVVPIQPSGAVLQRHPSVGNVLARASSFNTGTGPLLPRQMNSNSENGSPTVPRQLSLSAGTQKQVAEGVPKQGTSNVTGNGVLRQGSQGSLFEQIATQAKDLVRETTRQSSQDGLLAQMDKLKHQAKEKITEAGEDSLFAPLEQFTQQTKKAVGEATKSVQEASKTALEASKTAAGVSKNTFDDLTYVGKSTFGDFTKSAKEVATKKGLLKGLGDTQQSPPPSPGLVQRRDSISTQLVASDNRGGRREIGRDFFSNISSDLNGIAAQTSSMFSDLFGSKNNSNRNAGLHSQSQKSDKKTPMLGPFPKSKTGLVERSSLIKHSTNKNTQEELQRMQNAERSNVNSDNQAFLTDVVNQILTGEGVGWLKLNRLKKLMEDESYRDFVVTKLNKGLNKKISPDDHIDDVCVSKPVYKGMLKCLQAVAHGLGHTYNNFGLGGMASVFQLMEIAHTHYWSKDLSEGTFDSSLMSQTSSPFGSRENLKSPQSPSQPELTEASQKSDPPQVHLEMPHGHTSPANEGNQSTTDMFLDMFTKKGKFLSRLTSFDSESGRGGGTGSSEALSTDGGSIITNPAFRQAHQASFRSTVSDSEVEQGNFPRQPKQRTGSVWSSKSSLSTGFRYHGGSLVPTTTAPSPEAARTYLFEGLLGKERSSLWDQMQFWEDAFLDAVSQERDMIGMDQGPGEMMERYKSLSESEKKRLEHDEDRLLCTLLHNLTAILVMLNVEKNELKRKVRRLLGKSHIGLIYSQELNQLLDQIHNLYGNDIDLKPLTSRQMHRQSFTVHAGVDAEGDLRFLEVRHDGLVLRSVNGVIVERWWYERLVNMTYSPKNKVLCLWRRNGGQTQLHKYYTKKCKDLYYCIKDAMEKAAARGRGANVGIELGGEFPVQDMRTGEGGLLQVCMEGVGLLFANSKFFVRLDHIRKCFTQKDGIFVLEEFNPKTRQVIQRKYKSQMADQICYSVLCVFSYLAAGLEQRKQQQIQQPQQHQQQQSQSHHHQFQQQQQQQQQQQQQQQQQQQQLQRQQAQQKHHQQQRAQLLQQPQQQQQQQQQQQQQQQQQLHQRQQHQSQAQQHSGSNMTQSAQGHKSTHFDSFPKHH is encoded by the exons ATGGATATACAGAAGAAACACCTGTGCCCCCGCTTGGTGGATTATCTCGCCATCGTGGGGGCTAGATTGCCCTCAGTCTCTCGTCAGCCTGTGCAG GTTCCAGAATTATTAAGAAGATATCCAGTGGAAGATCACAAAGATTTTCCATTACCTTTGGACATGGTTTATTTCTGCCAGCCCGAGGGTTGCACCAGCGTCGGCCCTAAACGCACAGCCTTACGAGAGGCCACCTCCTTCACCTTCACTCTCACCGACAAAGATTCCG GTAGGACACGTTACGGAATCTGCGTAAATTTCTATCGACCAGTAGAGAGGGTAGCTTCTGCGGTCGGAAGTGGAATCTCCGTGAAAAGGGACAAGTACAATACTACGTTCCGAAGGGAGAGCTGGAGGAAGAGTATGGAGAAGAGTACAGACTCTGCATTTTCTAG GAGCAGTGCAGTAGGACCTAGTGATTCTGAGAAAGATTGTTCGAGCAGCAGAAGGGATTCTGACACGTCTCATGCTGTTAGCGCGCCAAGATTGGGTATCACTGCACCGAGCGGGGACAGCGAAAGCGGTGGTAGTCATTCACCATCACCGCGTGCTTCACGAAGACGTCAG AGGGTACGAAACCATTCTCTAACGTCACTATGCATCATTTCCCATCACCCTTTCTTTTCGATGTTTCGGGAATGCCTTTTCGTTTTGAAGAAGATCATCGACGCGTGTAACGAAAGTTCTTCACCGCAAAAAGTGGGTGCTTCCAGGCAAACCAACAG GGAAACAGTATGGAGCGTTCTAACCGGACAAACACTTGAAGGAACACCGTCGATAGTTCTCCACGATGTGAGAGAAATAGAAACCTGGATATTACGATTATTGAGCAGCCCGGTACCAGTTCCAACGAAGACACGAGTCGAGGTCGAAATCGTGTCTCAAAGTATGCAGCCACCACTCTGTTTTGCACTCCCAGATCACACTAGATTTTCTCTCGTTGATTTCCCTCTCCATCTACCCTTGGAACTTCTTGGCGTTGACATATGCTTGAAGGTCCTCACGTTGATTCTCTTGGAGCACAAG ATCGTGTTGCAATCTCGCGACTACAATGCCCTGTCGATGTCCGTAATGGCGTTCGTTACAATGATCTATCCTCTGGAGTATATGTTCCCCGCGATACCGTTGTTACCCACGTGCATGAGCTGCGCGGAACAATTGTTGCTTGCACCTACACCATTTGTTATCGGAATACCCGCTACTTTTTTATTGTACAAAACGAACTTCAAAATGCCCGATGACATATGGCTAGTGGATCTAGACAGCAATAAGATAAACCCACCTACCGGTGCGGGTGATCAATTGCCTCCGTTGCCCGAGCCAGAAGGCACCGTACTAAAGAATCACTTGAGACAG GCAATGCAACTGATGGACCAAGCCGGCTCTGgt GCAATGGCTAGCATGACGACTCCGCAACCTTTGCCCCAAGACACTTCACCTCGAACGTCGTTGCAAGCACCTAGCAGAAGGGATAGCCTAACTTCTCATTTGTCCGGTTTGAG TGTTTCGTCGATGAAACACAGACCAAGCATCGATCACCATACTCACCTCCATTCAACGAGTTCCACGGTGACAAGCGCAGCCTCTGGACCACGTCGACAGTCTGTATCTCAATCATCAGGATCTTCGTCGCCTCAGAAACCCATGTCCTCGCAACACATGCCTCCTTTCAATCCTTTCATCTATGGCAACGACGTAGACTCGGTGGACGTTGCCACCAGGGTGGCTATGGTGCGTTTCTTCAACTCCCAGAACTTGCTTGCTAACTTCACCGAGCACACAAGGACTCTGAGGCTGTACCCAAGGCCGGTGGTGGCCTTTCAGATCAATTCTTTCCTTCGGTCGAGGCCGCGCACCAGTCATTTCTTGAATAAATTCGCTAGAACACAGGCGGTGGAATTTCTGGCCGAGTGGTCCTTAACTCCAAACAACGTGGCATTCCTCAGGGTACAGACAGGTGTGTTCGACCCAACGCAAATCGGGGATAAACCAAAGTGGTACGCTTCGAGCCTCGAACCCATTTATTTTCCTGTATGGGACACGGGTAGCTCGTTGGCGAACGCTCTGAAGGCAATGAAGGAACATGAAAATCAACCTACCGATGAAAGTGGATCAGACTCGGAGGGTGCTGAGAGTACCAGCTCCTCTTATTCTTCCTTGAGCGATTTTGTCTCTGAGATGGTGTCGTCTGATCTGTCGCCCA GTTACAATTGTACCGCGCTAGTGGCACAGCCACAAATGGCTCTGTCGGTAGATCCAAAGAATGTCTACAATCCACCAAGTTCTTTGCAATATCCTGGAATGGAGGAGGAGTCAACAACCAGGCCGGAAAGTCCACCGAGCACTTCCTCCAGTCATAGCGATCTGAGCAGTCCTAGCATGAACAGAGATTCAGAATTTGAATTAAATCCTCAGGCTCAAGAAGGTTCTCAGTCGACTAAT GATAAAGAGGAAGGTGGTAGCTTTGAGTCAGACTCTGCATCAACAATAACACCACGCACAATCCTGAGCGCACAAAGTTCTATAGGACAATTTGGAGTTGGCACGGGATTATTAGCCACTCCAGCAACGATCAGCGACACTGAACGTCCTACCACTTCCCACAGGACCTCGCGTGTCAGTAGATATGTCGTTCCT ATCCAACCAAGCGGAGCAGTTCTTCAGCGTCACCCAAGTGTTGGAAACGTTCTGGCAAGAGCATCAAGCTTTAATACGGGCACAGGACCACTTTTGCCACGTCAAATGAATAGTAACAGTGAAAATGGCTCACCTACTGTTCCTCGACAACTTTCATTGAGCGCTGGTACTCAGAAACAGGTTGCAGAAGGTGTACCGAAACAAGGCACATCCAACGTTACTGGCAATGGCGTTCTACGACAAGGATCACAAGGATCTTTGTTCGAACAAATTGCAACGCAGGCTAAGGATCTCGTTCGGGAAACAACCAGACAGAGCAGTCAGGATGGTCTTCTTGCCCAAATGGATAAG cTGAAACATCAGGCAAAGGAAAAGATTACAGAAGCTGGGGAGGATAGTCTGTTCGCTCCGCTGGAACAG TTTACGCAACAGACAAAGAAGGCTGTAGGAGAGGCGACAAAATCTGTACAGGAAGCATCAAAGACTGCTTTGGAGGCAAGTAAAACTGCGGCTGGAGTTAGTAAAAATACTTTTGACGATTTGACGTACGTTGGTAAGAGCACTTTTGGAGATTTTACGAAAAGTGCTAAAGAAGTTGCTACGAAGAAGGGTTTACTCAAG GGTCTCGGTGATACGCAACAATCACCTCCACCATCTCCTGGACTGGTACAAAGAAGAGATTCGATTAGCACCCAATTGGTCGCCTCGGATAATCGCGGTGGGCGTAGAGAAATCGGACGTGATTTTTTCAGCAATATTAGTAGTGATTTAAATGGCATCGCTGCGCAAACTAGCAGCATGTTTAGTGATCTATTTG GAAgtaaaaataattctaatagAAATGCCGGTCTCCACTCTCAGTCGCAGAAATCGGACAAGAAGACACCGATGCTTGGACCATTCcctaaaa GTAAAACAGGATTAGTGGAACGTTCATCGTTGATTAAACATTCGACGAATAAAAACACTCAGGAAGAGCTTCAGAGGATGCAGAATGCTGAAAGATCCAATGTAAATAGTGACAATCAAGCATTCTTGACCGAT GTAGTGAATCAAATTTTGACAGGCGAAGGTGTCGGTTGGTTGAAGTTGAATAGATTGAAGAAACTTATGGAAGATGAAAGCTACAGAGATTTTGTTGTCACGAAGCTTAACAAAGGTCTAAACAAGAAAATCAGCCCTGATGATCATATCGACGATGTG TGTGTTTCAAAACCAGTGTACAAAGGAATGCTAAAGTGCCTTCAAGCAGTGGCTCACGGTCTTGGACACACTTACAATAACTTTGGACTTGGTGGAATGGCATCAGTTTTCCAATTAATGGAAATTGCACACACTCATTACTGGAGCAAGGATCTTTCTGAGGGAACTTTTGATAGTTCTTTAATGTCTCAA ACATCTAGTCCATTTGGCAGTAGAGAAAATTTGAAGTCACCGCAATCACCATCTCAACCTGAACTAACTGAAGCATCTCAAAAATCAG ACCCGCCACAAGTTCATTTGGAAATGCCACACGGTCACACATCACCAGCGAACGAGGGGAATCAATCGACAACAGACATGTTCCTTGATATGTTCACTAAAAAAGGAAAGTTCCTCAGCAGGCTAACGTCGTTTGATTCTGAG AGTGGGCGGGGAGGTGGAACAGGAAGCAGCGAAGCTTTATCCACAGACGGAGGTAGCATTATCACTAATCCTGCTTTTCGGCAAGCCCACCAAGCTTCTTTCCGAAGCACTGTCTCTGATAGCGAGGTCGAACAAGGAAAT TTTCCACGTCAACCAAAGCAACGTACGGGAAGCGTATGGTCCAGCAAATCCTCTTTGAGTACTGGTTTCCGGTATCACGGGGGAAGTTTGGTACCCACCACCACTGCACCCAGTCCAGAAGCAGCAAGAACCTATTTATTCGAGG GTTTGTTAGGGAAAGAACGATCTTCGCTTTGGGACCAGATGCAATTTTGGGAAGATGCATTTTTGGATGCAGTTTCTCAAGAAAGAGATATGATTGGCATGGATCAAGGTCCTGGAGAGATGATGGAAAG GTATAAGAGTTTGAGCGAAAGTGAAAAGAAACGTTTGGAACATGACGAAGATAGATTACTGTGCACTTTGTTGCACAATTTAACGGCAATCTTGGTGATGTTGAACGTTGAAAAGAACGAGCTGAAGCGTAAAGTGAGAAGGCTACTTGGGAAAAGCCATATTGGTTTGATCTATAGTCAAGAGCTCAATCAACTTCTTGACCAAATACATAATCTT TACGGTAATGATATAGATTTGAAGCCTCTTACGTCTCGACAAATGCATCGGCAGTCGTTCACAGTGCACGCTGGTGTTGATGCTGAAGGTGATCTACGTTTTCTCGAGGTTCGCCACGACGGACTCGTGTTGAGATCCGTGAACGGCGTAATCGTTGAACGATGGTGGTACGAACGTTTGGTGAACATGACTTACAGTCCAAAGAACAAAGTTTTGTGCCTTTGGCGACGGAACGGCGGGCAAACGCAGCTGCATAAGTATTACACTAAAAAG TGCAAGGACCTATATTACTGTATAAAAGATGCAATGGAGAAGGCTGCTGCCCGTGGTCGTGGTGCAAACGTAGGAATTGAACTTGGCGGTGAATTTCCAGTTCAAGATATGCGTACCGGTGAGGGTGGACTTCTGCAGGTTTGCATGGAGGGCGTGGGTCTCCTCTTCGCGAATAGCAAG
- the Rab3-GEF gene encoding rab3 GDP-GTP exchange factor isoform X6, with protein sequence MDIQKKHLCPRLVDYLAIVGARLPSVSRQPVQVPELLRRYPVEDHKDFPLPLDMVYFCQPEGCTSVGPKRTALREATSFTFTLTDKDSGRTRYGICVNFYRPVERVASAVGSGISVKRDKYNTTFRRESWRKSMEKSTDSAFSSDYRSSAVGPSDSEKDCSSSRRDSDTSHAVSAPRLGITAPSGDSESGGSHSPSPRASRRRQRVRNHSLTSLCIISHHPFFSMFRECLFVLKKIIDACNESSSPQKVGASRQTNRETVWSVLTGQTLEGTPSIVLHDVREIETWILRLLSSPVPVPTKTRVEVEIVSQSMQPPLCFALPDHTRFSLVDFPLHLPLELLGVDICLKVLTLILLEHKIVLQSRDYNALSMSVMAFVTMIYPLEYMFPAIPLLPTCMSCAEQLLLAPTPFVIGIPATFLLYKTNFKMPDDIWLVDLDSNKINPPTGAGDQLPPLPEPEGTVLKNHLRQAMQLMDQAGSGAMASMTTPQPLPQDTSPRTSLQAPSRRDSLTSHLSGLSVSSMKHRPSIDHHTHLHSTSSTVTSAASGPRRQSVSQSSGSSSPQKPMSSQHMPPFNPFIYGNDVDSVDVATRVAMVRFFNSQNLLANFTEHTRTLRLYPRPVVAFQINSFLRSRPRTSHFLNKFARTQAVEFLAEWSLTPNNVAFLRVQTGVFDPTQIGDKPKWYASSLEPIYFPVWDTGSSLANALKAMKEHENQPTDESGSDSEGAESTSSSYSSLSDFVSEMVSSDLSPSYNCTALVAQPQMALSVDPKNVYNPPSSLQYPGMEEESTTRPESPPSTSSSHSDLSSPSMNRDSEFELNPQAQEGSQSTNDKEEGGSFESDSASTITPRTILSAQSSIGQFGVGTGLLATPATISDTERPTTSHRTSRVSRYVVPIQPSGAVLQRHPSVGNVLARASSFNTGTGPLLPRQMNSNSENGSPTVPRQLSLSAGTQKQVAEGVPKQGTSNVTGNGVLRQGSQGSLFEQIATQAKDLVRETTRQSSQDGLLAQMDKLKHQAKEKITEAGEDSLFAPLEQFTQQTKKAVGEATKSVQEASKTALEASKTAAGVSKNTFDDLTYVGKSTFGDFTKSAKEVATKKGLLKGLGDTQQSPPPSPGLVQRRDSISTQLVASDNRGGRREIGRDFFSNISSDLNGIAAQTSSMFSDLFGSKNNSNRNAGLHSQSQKSDKKTPMLGPFPKSKTGLVERSSLIKHSTNKNTQEELQRMQNAERSNVNSDNQAFLTDVVNQILTGEGVGWLKLNRLKKLMEDESYRDFVVTKLNKGLNKKISPDDHIDDVCVSKPVYKGMLKCLQAVAHGLGHTYNNFGLGGMASVFQLMEIAHTHYWSKDLSEGTFDSSLMSQTSSPFGSRENLKSPQSPSQPELTEASQKSDPPQVHLEMPHGHTSPANEGNQSTTDMFLDMFTKKGKFLSRLTSFDSESGRGGGTGSSEALSTDGGSIITNPAFRQAHQASFRSTVSDSEVEQGNFPRQPKQRTGSVWSSKSSLSTGFRYHGGSLVPTTTAPSPEAARTYLFEGLLGKERSSLWDQMQFWEDAFLDAVSQERDMIGMDQGPGEMMERYKSLSESEKKRLEHDEDRLLCTLLHNLTAILVMLNVEKNELKRKVRRLLGKSHIGLIYSQELNQLLDQIHNLYGNDIDLKPLTSRQMHRQSFTVHAGVDAEGDLRFLEVRHDGLVLRSVNGVIVERWWYERLVNMTYSPKNKVLCLWRRNGGQTQLHKYYTKKCKDLYYCIKDAMEKAAARGRGANVGIELGGEFPVQDMRTGEGGLLQVCMEGVGLLFANSKFFVRLDHIRKCFTQKDGIFVLEEFNPKTRQVIQRKYKSQMANELCHCMHRVFSVAFTLSELSSEVQDDPENDNA encoded by the exons ATGGATATACAGAAGAAACACCTGTGCCCCCGCTTGGTGGATTATCTCGCCATCGTGGGGGCTAGATTGCCCTCAGTCTCTCGTCAGCCTGTGCAG GTTCCAGAATTATTAAGAAGATATCCAGTGGAAGATCACAAAGATTTTCCATTACCTTTGGACATGGTTTATTTCTGCCAGCCCGAGGGTTGCACCAGCGTCGGCCCTAAACGCACAGCCTTACGAGAGGCCACCTCCTTCACCTTCACTCTCACCGACAAAGATTCCG GTAGGACACGTTACGGAATCTGCGTAAATTTCTATCGACCAGTAGAGAGGGTAGCTTCTGCGGTCGGAAGTGGAATCTCCGTGAAAAGGGACAAGTACAATACTACGTTCCGAAGGGAGAGCTGGAGGAAGAGTATGGAGAAGAGTACAGACTCTGCATTTTCTAG CGACTATAGGAGCAGTGCAGTAGGACCTAGTGATTCTGAGAAAGATTGTTCGAGCAGCAGAAGGGATTCTGACACGTCTCATGCTGTTAGCGCGCCAAGATTGGGTATCACTGCACCGAGCGGGGACAGCGAAAGCGGTGGTAGTCATTCACCATCACCGCGTGCTTCACGAAGACGTCAG AGGGTACGAAACCATTCTCTAACGTCACTATGCATCATTTCCCATCACCCTTTCTTTTCGATGTTTCGGGAATGCCTTTTCGTTTTGAAGAAGATCATCGACGCGTGTAACGAAAGTTCTTCACCGCAAAAAGTGGGTGCTTCCAGGCAAACCAACAG GGAAACAGTATGGAGCGTTCTAACCGGACAAACACTTGAAGGAACACCGTCGATAGTTCTCCACGATGTGAGAGAAATAGAAACCTGGATATTACGATTATTGAGCAGCCCGGTACCAGTTCCAACGAAGACACGAGTCGAGGTCGAAATCGTGTCTCAAAGTATGCAGCCACCACTCTGTTTTGCACTCCCAGATCACACTAGATTTTCTCTCGTTGATTTCCCTCTCCATCTACCCTTGGAACTTCTTGGCGTTGACATATGCTTGAAGGTCCTCACGTTGATTCTCTTGGAGCACAAG ATCGTGTTGCAATCTCGCGACTACAATGCCCTGTCGATGTCCGTAATGGCGTTCGTTACAATGATCTATCCTCTGGAGTATATGTTCCCCGCGATACCGTTGTTACCCACGTGCATGAGCTGCGCGGAACAATTGTTGCTTGCACCTACACCATTTGTTATCGGAATACCCGCTACTTTTTTATTGTACAAAACGAACTTCAAAATGCCCGATGACATATGGCTAGTGGATCTAGACAGCAATAAGATAAACCCACCTACCGGTGCGGGTGATCAATTGCCTCCGTTGCCCGAGCCAGAAGGCACCGTACTAAAGAATCACTTGAGACAG GCAATGCAACTGATGGACCAAGCCGGCTCTGgt GCAATGGCTAGCATGACGACTCCGCAACCTTTGCCCCAAGACACTTCACCTCGAACGTCGTTGCAAGCACCTAGCAGAAGGGATAGCCTAACTTCTCATTTGTCCGGTTTGAG TGTTTCGTCGATGAAACACAGACCAAGCATCGATCACCATACTCACCTCCATTCAACGAGTTCCACGGTGACAAGCGCAGCCTCTGGACCACGTCGACAGTCTGTATCTCAATCATCAGGATCTTCGTCGCCTCAGAAACCCATGTCCTCGCAACACATGCCTCCTTTCAATCCTTTCATCTATGGCAACGACGTAGACTCGGTGGACGTTGCCACCAGGGTGGCTATGGTGCGTTTCTTCAACTCCCAGAACTTGCTTGCTAACTTCACCGAGCACACAAGGACTCTGAGGCTGTACCCAAGGCCGGTGGTGGCCTTTCAGATCAATTCTTTCCTTCGGTCGAGGCCGCGCACCAGTCATTTCTTGAATAAATTCGCTAGAACACAGGCGGTGGAATTTCTGGCCGAGTGGTCCTTAACTCCAAACAACGTGGCATTCCTCAGGGTACAGACAGGTGTGTTCGACCCAACGCAAATCGGGGATAAACCAAAGTGGTACGCTTCGAGCCTCGAACCCATTTATTTTCCTGTATGGGACACGGGTAGCTCGTTGGCGAACGCTCTGAAGGCAATGAAGGAACATGAAAATCAACCTACCGATGAAAGTGGATCAGACTCGGAGGGTGCTGAGAGTACCAGCTCCTCTTATTCTTCCTTGAGCGATTTTGTCTCTGAGATGGTGTCGTCTGATCTGTCGCCCA GTTACAATTGTACCGCGCTAGTGGCACAGCCACAAATGGCTCTGTCGGTAGATCCAAAGAATGTCTACAATCCACCAAGTTCTTTGCAATATCCTGGAATGGAGGAGGAGTCAACAACCAGGCCGGAAAGTCCACCGAGCACTTCCTCCAGTCATAGCGATCTGAGCAGTCCTAGCATGAACAGAGATTCAGAATTTGAATTAAATCCTCAGGCTCAAGAAGGTTCTCAGTCGACTAAT GATAAAGAGGAAGGTGGTAGCTTTGAGTCAGACTCTGCATCAACAATAACACCACGCACAATCCTGAGCGCACAAAGTTCTATAGGACAATTTGGAGTTGGCACGGGATTATTAGCCACTCCAGCAACGATCAGCGACACTGAACGTCCTACCACTTCCCACAGGACCTCGCGTGTCAGTAGATATGTCGTTCCT ATCCAACCAAGCGGAGCAGTTCTTCAGCGTCACCCAAGTGTTGGAAACGTTCTGGCAAGAGCATCAAGCTTTAATACGGGCACAGGACCACTTTTGCCACGTCAAATGAATAGTAACAGTGAAAATGGCTCACCTACTGTTCCTCGACAACTTTCATTGAGCGCTGGTACTCAGAAACAGGTTGCAGAAGGTGTACCGAAACAAGGCACATCCAACGTTACTGGCAATGGCGTTCTACGACAAGGATCACAAGGATCTTTGTTCGAACAAATTGCAACGCAGGCTAAGGATCTCGTTCGGGAAACAACCAGACAGAGCAGTCAGGATGGTCTTCTTGCCCAAATGGATAAG cTGAAACATCAGGCAAAGGAAAAGATTACAGAAGCTGGGGAGGATAGTCTGTTCGCTCCGCTGGAACAG TTTACGCAACAGACAAAGAAGGCTGTAGGAGAGGCGACAAAATCTGTACAGGAAGCATCAAAGACTGCTTTGGAGGCAAGTAAAACTGCGGCTGGAGTTAGTAAAAATACTTTTGACGATTTGACGTACGTTGGTAAGAGCACTTTTGGAGATTTTACGAAAAGTGCTAAAGAAGTTGCTACGAAGAAGGGTTTACTCAAG GGTCTCGGTGATACGCAACAATCACCTCCACCATCTCCTGGACTGGTACAAAGAAGAGATTCGATTAGCACCCAATTGGTCGCCTCGGATAATCGCGGTGGGCGTAGAGAAATCGGACGTGATTTTTTCAGCAATATTAGTAGTGATTTAAATGGCATCGCTGCGCAAACTAGCAGCATGTTTAGTGATCTATTTG GAAgtaaaaataattctaatagAAATGCCGGTCTCCACTCTCAGTCGCAGAAATCGGACAAGAAGACACCGATGCTTGGACCATTCcctaaaa GTAAAACAGGATTAGTGGAACGTTCATCGTTGATTAAACATTCGACGAATAAAAACACTCAGGAAGAGCTTCAGAGGATGCAGAATGCTGAAAGATCCAATGTAAATAGTGACAATCAAGCATTCTTGACCGAT GTAGTGAATCAAATTTTGACAGGCGAAGGTGTCGGTTGGTTGAAGTTGAATAGATTGAAGAAACTTATGGAAGATGAAAGCTACAGAGATTTTGTTGTCACGAAGCTTAACAAAGGTCTAAACAAGAAAATCAGCCCTGATGATCATATCGACGATGTG TGTGTTTCAAAACCAGTGTACAAAGGAATGCTAAAGTGCCTTCAAGCAGTGGCTCACGGTCTTGGACACACTTACAATAACTTTGGACTTGGTGGAATGGCATCAGTTTTCCAATTAATGGAAATTGCACACACTCATTACTGGAGCAAGGATCTTTCTGAGGGAACTTTTGATAGTTCTTTAATGTCTCAA ACATCTAGTCCATTTGGCAGTAGAGAAAATTTGAAGTCACCGCAATCACCATCTCAACCTGAACTAACTGAAGCATCTCAAAAATCAG ACCCGCCACAAGTTCATTTGGAAATGCCACACGGTCACACATCACCAGCGAACGAGGGGAATCAATCGACAACAGACATGTTCCTTGATATGTTCACTAAAAAAGGAAAGTTCCTCAGCAGGCTAACGTCGTTTGATTCTGAG AGTGGGCGGGGAGGTGGAACAGGAAGCAGCGAAGCTTTATCCACAGACGGAGGTAGCATTATCACTAATCCTGCTTTTCGGCAAGCCCACCAAGCTTCTTTCCGAAGCACTGTCTCTGATAGCGAGGTCGAACAAGGAAAT TTTCCACGTCAACCAAAGCAACGTACGGGAAGCGTATGGTCCAGCAAATCCTCTTTGAGTACTGGTTTCCGGTATCACGGGGGAAGTTTGGTACCCACCACCACTGCACCCAGTCCAGAAGCAGCAAGAACCTATTTATTCGAGG GTTTGTTAGGGAAAGAACGATCTTCGCTTTGGGACCAGATGCAATTTTGGGAAGATGCATTTTTGGATGCAGTTTCTCAAGAAAGAGATATGATTGGCATGGATCAAGGTCCTGGAGAGATGATGGAAAG GTATAAGAGTTTGAGCGAAAGTGAAAAGAAACGTTTGGAACATGACGAAGATAGATTACTGTGCACTTTGTTGCACAATTTAACGGCAATCTTGGTGATGTTGAACGTTGAAAAGAACGAGCTGAAGCGTAAAGTGAGAAGGCTACTTGGGAAAAGCCATATTGGTTTGATCTATAGTCAAGAGCTCAATCAACTTCTTGACCAAATACATAATCTT TACGGTAATGATATAGATTTGAAGCCTCTTACGTCTCGACAAATGCATCGGCAGTCGTTCACAGTGCACGCTGGTGTTGATGCTGAAGGTGATCTACGTTTTCTCGAGGTTCGCCACGACGGACTCGTGTTGAGATCCGTGAACGGCGTAATCGTTGAACGATGGTGGTACGAACGTTTGGTGAACATGACTTACAGTCCAAAGAACAAAGTTTTGTGCCTTTGGCGACGGAACGGCGGGCAAACGCAGCTGCATAAGTATTACACTAAAAAG TGCAAGGACCTATATTACTGTATAAAAGATGCAATGGAGAAGGCTGCTGCCCGTGGTCGTGGTGCAAACGTAGGAATTGAACTTGGCGGTGAATTTCCAGTTCAAGATATGCGTACCGGTGAGGGTGGACTTCTGCAGGTTTGCATGGAGGGCGTGGGTCTCCTCTTCGCGAATAGCAAG